The Crocosphaera subtropica ATCC 51142 genome includes a window with the following:
- a CDS encoding MbtH family protein: MQQDHREDTTIYRVVVNHEEQYSIWPEYRDIPPGWRDTGKSGQKQECLDYIKEVWTDMRPLSLRKKMEESAHG, encoded by the coding sequence ACAAGATCACAGAGAAGATACAACGATCTATCGAGTTGTGGTCAACCACGAAGAACAATATTCTATTTGGCCAGAGTATCGAGACATTCCTCCAGGTTGGCGAGATACAGGAAAAAGTGGACAAAAACAAGAGTGTCTTGACTATATCAAAGAAGTTTGGACAGATATGCGTCCTCTCAGTTTACGCAAAAAAATGGAAGAATCTGCTCATGGTTAG